One Gloeobacter morelensis MG652769 DNA window includes the following coding sequences:
- a CDS encoding homocysteine biosynthesis protein, whose translation MATERSIDEINAKIRRGTVRVLTAAELKAAVRAAGVAAVAAEVDVIATGTFEPMESSGAILNIGHTDPPIRLAKAWLNGVEAYCGFGAVDLYLGAAQMGESLDYGGGHVIAELVAGRAVRLRATGLPADCYPRREYECQVQLDGINQAYLFNPRNAYQNFIVGVNGGDRPLYTYLGTLQPRLGNAVYASVGALSPLLNDAHLRSVGIGTRIFLGGGIGYIAWEGTQHFSSQRRLPNGSPVGPAATLALIGDLKQMDPFWVRGCRFYNYGPSLMLGVGIPLPVTDEAVVAAASLADGDLVAPVIDFSIPRRVRPTFGLVSYAQLKSGQIIIEGQKVRTAPLASTALSLRVAQVLKEWIASGRFELTRPVASLPAERPLLAQERPLLG comes from the coding sequence ATGGCTACCGAGCGCTCCATCGACGAGATCAACGCCAAAATCCGCCGGGGAACTGTACGGGTCCTCACCGCGGCCGAACTCAAAGCGGCCGTTCGTGCGGCCGGGGTGGCGGCGGTGGCCGCCGAGGTGGATGTGATCGCCACCGGCACCTTCGAGCCTATGGAATCGTCCGGGGCGATTCTCAACATCGGACACACCGACCCGCCCATTCGCCTCGCCAAAGCCTGGCTCAACGGCGTGGAGGCGTACTGTGGCTTCGGGGCGGTCGACCTGTACCTGGGGGCGGCCCAGATGGGGGAGAGTCTCGACTACGGCGGCGGCCATGTGATCGCCGAACTGGTGGCCGGGCGGGCGGTGCGCCTTCGGGCAACGGGACTGCCCGCCGACTGCTACCCGCGCCGCGAATACGAATGCCAGGTTCAGCTCGACGGCATCAACCAGGCGTACCTGTTCAATCCGCGCAATGCCTATCAAAACTTTATTGTCGGGGTCAACGGCGGGGATCGGCCGCTCTATACCTATCTGGGTACACTCCAGCCACGCCTGGGCAACGCCGTCTACGCGAGCGTCGGTGCGCTGAGCCCTCTGCTCAACGACGCCCACCTGCGCTCGGTGGGCATCGGCACCCGCATCTTTCTGGGCGGGGGCATCGGCTATATCGCCTGGGAGGGCACCCAGCACTTTTCCTCCCAAAGGCGGCTGCCGAACGGCTCCCCGGTCGGCCCTGCGGCCACCCTGGCTCTCATCGGCGACCTCAAGCAAATGGATCCGTTCTGGGTGCGCGGCTGTCGCTTTTATAACTACGGTCCGTCGCTGATGCTGGGGGTGGGTATTCCCCTGCCGGTCACCGACGAAGCGGTCGTGGCCGCTGCGAGTCTTGCCGACGGCGATCTGGTCGCCCCGGTTATCGACTTTTCGATCCCCCGGCGCGTGCGACCCACCTTTGGGCTGGTGAGTTACGCCCAACTCAAAAGCGGCCAGATCATTATCGAGGGCCAAAAGGTGCGCACTGCCCCCCTGGCGAGCACCGCCCTCTCGCTGCGGGTGGCGCAGGTGCTCAAAGAATGGATCGCCTCCGGCCGCTTCGAGCTGACCCGACCGGTGGCATCCCTGCCTGCCGAGCGCCCACTGCTGGCCCAGGAGCGCCCATTGCTCGGCTGA
- a CDS encoding ABC transporter ATP-binding protein, which translates to MASSSLSQLYSYLKPHRGSLLLGVFTLLTTNALGVAIPWLLAQAIDDLGRKLTSGGLLYYTLLILGLATVMGLIRVWSRVLLFSIGRRVEFDLKGRIFAHLLRMSPAYFAQNPVGDLINRATSDVENVRRLLGFALLSIINTFFAYTLTLPVMLGLDGALTLQCLAVYPLMFLAVWLFSDRLRSEQIAVQRGLDGLSSLIQEDINGISLIKVYAQEENERRAFDQKNEQLLKANLSLALSRNLIFPLLGGLASGSLLVLLWFGGPRLAEGSLTIGAFAALAIYIERLVFPTALLGFTITSYQRGQVSIERIERILSVAPSIVERSDAVSLEPVRGAIDVKALTYFFEDSDRPALDGVNFHIEPGESVAIVGAIGSGKSTLANVLPRLLEIAPGQVFLDGVDVTYLRFDSLRTAIAYVPQESFLFSATVEENIRYGRPDASEQAVVAAARQARIHDEITDFPRGYRTLVGERGITLSGGQRQRVALARAFLMDAPVLVLDDSLASVDNQTAEEILQHLARQKRTLLLITHRLSAAAACDRILVMERGQIAESGSHAELLRRGGLYRQLWEQQELEKALS; encoded by the coding sequence ATGGCCAGCTCGTCTTTGTCTCAGCTTTACAGCTACCTCAAGCCGCACCGGGGCAGCCTGCTGCTGGGTGTCTTCACCCTTCTGACGACCAATGCCCTTGGGGTGGCGATTCCCTGGCTGCTCGCCCAGGCGATCGACGATCTGGGGCGTAAGCTCACCAGCGGCGGATTGCTTTACTACACGCTGCTGATTTTGGGGCTCGCCACGGTCATGGGCCTCATCCGTGTCTGGTCACGGGTACTGCTGTTTAGCATCGGCAGGCGCGTCGAATTCGACCTCAAAGGCCGCATCTTCGCCCACCTGCTGCGCATGTCCCCTGCGTACTTTGCCCAGAACCCGGTGGGAGACTTGATCAACCGCGCCACCAGCGATGTGGAGAACGTCCGGCGGCTGCTGGGTTTTGCACTCCTGAGCATCATCAACACCTTTTTTGCCTACACCCTGACTTTGCCGGTGATGCTCGGCCTCGATGGGGCGCTGACGCTGCAGTGCCTCGCGGTCTATCCGCTGATGTTTTTGGCGGTGTGGCTGTTTTCAGACCGGCTGCGCAGTGAACAGATTGCCGTACAGCGTGGCCTCGATGGCCTCAGTTCGCTCATTCAGGAGGATATCAACGGCATCTCCCTCATCAAGGTCTACGCCCAGGAAGAAAACGAGCGCCGCGCCTTCGATCAAAAAAACGAGCAGCTGCTGAAGGCCAATTTGAGTCTTGCCCTGAGCCGCAACTTGATCTTTCCGCTGTTGGGCGGTCTGGCGAGCGGCAGTTTACTGGTGTTGCTGTGGTTTGGGGGGCCGCGTCTCGCGGAGGGCAGCCTGACCATCGGTGCCTTTGCCGCCCTGGCCATTTATATCGAGCGTCTGGTCTTTCCGACCGCGCTCTTGGGTTTTACAATCACCTCCTACCAGCGCGGCCAGGTGAGCATCGAGCGCATCGAGCGCATCCTTTCGGTGGCTCCTTCGATCGTCGAGCGCTCCGATGCGGTGAGCCTCGAGCCGGTGCGCGGCGCCATCGATGTCAAAGCGCTCACCTACTTTTTTGAAGACAGCGACCGGCCGGCCCTCGACGGGGTCAATTTCCACATCGAGCCGGGCGAGAGTGTAGCGATCGTCGGTGCGATCGGCTCGGGCAAATCGACCCTGGCCAACGTCCTGCCGCGCCTGTTGGAGATTGCCCCCGGCCAGGTGTTTCTCGATGGTGTCGATGTGACCTACCTGCGCTTCGACAGCTTGCGCACCGCCATCGCCTACGTTCCGCAGGAGAGCTTTCTGTTTAGCGCCACCGTCGAGGAGAATATCCGCTACGGCCGCCCCGACGCAAGCGAACAGGCGGTGGTGGCGGCAGCCAGGCAGGCGCGCATCCACGACGAGATCACCGATTTTCCCAGAGGCTACCGGACGCTGGTGGGCGAGCGGGGGATCACGCTCTCCGGCGGGCAGCGCCAGCGCGTCGCCCTCGCCCGCGCCTTTTTGATGGACGCACCGGTGCTGGTGCTCGACGACTCGCTGGCGAGCGTCGACAACCAAACTGCCGAAGAGATTCTCCAGCACCTCGCCCGTCAGAAGCGCACACTCCTACTCATCACCCACCGCCTGAGCGCCGCTGCCGCCTGCGACCGGATTCTGGTCATGGAGCGCGGACAGATTGCCGAAAGCGGCTCCCACGCCGAACTATTGCGCCGGGGTGGCCTCTACCGCCAACTGTGGGAGCAGCAGGAACTGGAAAAGGCGCTGAGCTAA